The DNA region AGATTACGTTACCGACGATTCCTGAAGGACGGACTACGTTACCGACGATTCCTGAAGGAAGGACTACGTTCCCGACGATTCCTAAAGGGCAGATTATGTTACCGACGATTCCTGAGATGGAATCTGATGAAAAGAATGCGAAGGAGGATCCTATTACGGTGACAACGATTTCGACGGCTACGTTACCGACAATTTCTGAGGCGGAAAAGAACCATACTACCGCGGCAAAGGTGCAAACTGGCAGTGGGCAACCGAACACTGCGATCTCCACGACTTTACACTGGCCAGAATTAAAAGAGCCTAGTGACAATACGCGGCAGGTAGCCAACCAAAGTGTATGCTACGACGGGAAAAACAGCTCGGACTGCGTCGACGAGGGTTTCTACGGCGTTCCCGAAGACTGCTCCAAGTTCTACAGATGCGTTTCTTTCGGATCACATTTCGTCAAGTACGAGCTCCAGTGTCCTTTTGGAGCTATATGGGACGATAGTGTGAAGACTTGTAACTTCCGCGCCGCAATCAAAGAGATAACGTGCAAGGACAAATCTCTGCCTGTTACGACAACACCACCAACTTCGACCACGGCAACAACTTCGACAACTCCACCAGTTTTGCCTGATGACTCTGATACCGATTGCCCCTTTGACGAGATACCAGAAGATCGGACCGGCATCATTTGCCCATCCGGCTTTCGACAACACCCGAAGTATTGCAACATGTTTTATCAATGTATTAGCAGCGATAACTTCGAAGTGAACTTTACGTCGCTCGTCTGTCCCGACGGCATGGTCTTCAACATGAAACTTTTGCAATGCGAGGTGAACGAGACACGGAGGGCGGGTTGCACAATTTTTGAACCGACAGAGAAGCAGGACGACAGTCGAATCGTAAGCAGAATCTCGAGCGAGTCTCTATTTGAATTATCTACGCGCCCATCGTTTGCATAGTTGATCAACCATTCCTCTGTTCCAGCTGATCCATTCGAATGTGGAATTATGCCCAGAAGAGGGTCGCTCCATTTATGGCGAGCGTTGCTCGAGTCGTTACATCGAATGCCTGCGCGATGAAAATGGAGACCTCGAGGGATACCTCCTCACATGTCCGCACGGGCAATTGTATTCTAGGATCAGAGACAAATGCAGGCCTTCCTCGTACTTCCACTATTGCTCGCTCTAAATTAAGAAACTTCGACTCACGATCTAACGATATTGCGAACTTATAGATATTAACATGCgtgtatttagttaaaaattatGGCGCGTCGCGAGATAGAAATAACAAAACATTTAAATTCGTGTGCCGATGATCGACGAATCGAGATCATCGAGAATCGATATACCAAGATTACCGAGAATCGATACTTCACCACCGGGTAACCTCTCGATACTTCGATggggtttatttaaaaatctcaCGCGCAAAATTATAACGTAATCGTGATGTAACTCGCGTGCGTGTTTGAAATTCATGGGAGCGATATATCGAAGTGTCGAGATCGAAACATTGAACACGCGCGGATCGAGGCGGAGGAGCGAGAGGTTAGCGAGAGTGCGCGGTATCGATAATCGGGAGCATGTACCACGGCTACGCGATTCCGGTTAAGCTTGCACCTCTATCCGATGTAGTAACCGCTTAATTTAAGCTACTCGTATCAATAATAAACATGCAAGTACTTTGCTGAAAGAACCGCCGAGATAAGTAAGCGCAACACTCctcgaataatttattatttcaaagggCGAAAGGTAACCTATAAATCAGTGGTTCGAGGTCGTCGAGATCGCGCGGGGAGCCACGGAACGATCCGAGTCACGTTATTTATGCCTCATTGACGGCAACGCTGTCGGAACTCTGTACAGGAGAGACTAACCATGTACACAGCGCAATTGTCGGGCCTGTTACTCAAGCGGTTTAACACCACTTACGCTCACAATGGTACCAGACTCGCATCTTCTTTCGGACACCGCGAGAATTACGGTAAACTGCGCGAGTATCGCAAGAGGCTGAGTCTCTGGCTGAAAGAGCAAGGCGGCCAGGTAGCCGAGGCCTGTGCCAGGCAGTTCGAATTCATCGCCGCGCAGCGTATAAGAAGAAGCCTGCAGATATTTCACTTGTACACACGAATATGGGACGAGGTGGCGCTGAAGGAGTTCATGAAGTCGTGGAGGAATCGCACGCTGAGGAATACCAGGCACTTCCTGATGAGCTCCATTGGTATAACGATGTACAACTGGGAGCGAGATCGAATAAGCGAGGAGGAATTGAATAGGTGAGCAGTAATCCCGCAGTCACGGATACTCTCCTTCGCGCGTCTAACGAGTCTGTTTATTAGTTACAAGCAGGAGATGGAAGGGATTTACAAGCTGAGGCACTCCACCGTCATTTGCCCGAAATGCCATCAAAGAATCGTCGTAGACATCCACCAACCCGGTGTAAAGTACTGCGAGTGTTACGGAACTAAATTTAGCGCCACTTCGAATCAAGATCGTACGTAATGAGCTCCGAAAGGTTTCTCCTATGTGGGTCGAAGGAATTATGACAAATGGTAGTTCGTTCTGGTTTAATTCCAGCAGATGGATGGAGCCCGTACATCGAGCGCAAGGACATGCTCATATGGAGGAGGGAAGAGCCGAACTCGGGGGGATTATTCGCGTACAAGGTCTACGGCTCGTTTGCGGACGTTACCGCGGACGATTTCTTGCAAACGCAGATAGACGTCGACTATAGAAAAGAGTGGGACTCGACCGCTCGCGAGTTACAAATTATCGATACCGATCCGAAAAGCGAAGCGTCCAGCGATAACCGGAGCGACGTTATATACTGGGAAACGATTTGGCCTGTACGCAACAATCGGCAACTATTACCCATATTGATCGCGCCCGATAATACGCAGGATTGTAACGTGTAGCATTGCATTTCTAGAGGCTATTTGCTAATAGAGACTACGTGTATCAACGAAGATGGGTCGTAGATAATGAGAGgcgattgataattatcatCAGCAGAGTAACGGAACATCCGAGTGCGCCGACGAAGCCAGGGATATATAGGTACCGCGAAGATTTAATAGTACTTTTACTAATACTAAACGATGTAGATAGTACATGTAAATGTGTGATATCGTTAAGTTGGTCGATCGATCTTTTCTAGTTTCGTATTTCATTGTGGAATCACCTAGTTCAATAAGTATTTGGGCTGCCAGAATTAAATATGAAAGTAGGAGGGTCTAAGCTTCTCCTTTATCAATGAATAATCTGAAGTGTCTACATAACAGAGTCACAACGTATTGGTCGTACATGGTGATAAGGCCTTATAAAGAATTCCACCAACCAGGCATTGAATTTGGGTTGACCTACTTCGACGATCCTGGAGTAAATATTCCATCCACCGTTACCTCGTGGGTCGCGATGACAGGTATGCGCTGTTTGTCTACGAGAACATCGATCTTATTTCATCAGAGAGCTTACTTTATACTTTTATTCGTAACACCGTAGGTCTGCCAGACTTTCTGATTCGTATGAGAGAAGCGTCAAAGAATTATCAGTCGTACAGAGCACTTAAACAAGGCGCAGATGCTACCAATACTGATTACATTACTTTGAGGGACGAAGACATTCCCGAAGGTGACATTGTAGATAGGAGCGCACAGAGCTCCGGAAGAGGTGACGTAATGAATGAGGAAGCGCACTGCAGTAGTATGGAGCAAGCCGAGATATTAAAGTTTAGGGATAAACAGCAGCAAGATAGTAATATAAACGATGAAAGCGAAGATAGTACGACAAACTCGAGCAAGGAAGGCAGAGGTTTATTAAACTATTTCTTCCTTACGAAATTGTTTGCGTGACTAATGCAGGCTCAAGTAAAGGAATTGGTTTTTCTCTGTAGGATGATTTTAAGGCAATTCTGTGTGAGCAGAACAATGACTCGACATCCAGAAACTGGGTATATATATATCGAACACATTTGTGAATATCGGCACATTGGATCACATTATATTGACGCGCGTCAACTAAATGTTTACTCGTAACGAAGTGGGAGCGATGAATTTTCGGAACTACATACCAGACGGCATTTCGCTCGCGATCATAAGATTCTGTTTAGACTAACAAACATGAGACTGAACATCCTTCATCCTTCTGTTTTACTCGCAGTACTCGCTTCATGAGAGAAGAGAACGGAGCGGTCGCCATTAAGCTTGCTAAATTTATACGAGAGAAATTGTAAGTGGATCTCACTTTGCGCGGTCGCCGCGCAATGGAAGCACTAAAATTGTACAAATCAAAATATGTTGTCGCCATCCGTGTACATTCAGTTGTAGTATAAATATAAGTAGATTTGTAAAACGTGAACAGCTGACTTGGTGTATACATTATAATATACACTCGAGCGGGCAGGGAATCCTTTTTAATAATGCAAATACGTTTTGTATAATATATCAAAGCTTTTTACTAGCACATCACGAAAGGTGTATAGCATCAAACAGGCATGATATTGCAGAACCACTTTGTACACTAAGACCAGATTAACATACACTATTTTGAGAAGTTATGCATCGTGGTAGTAGGAGGAACTATGCAAACAAAGCAATGTATCACGTGCTTGAAGTCTCGCATTTATTTGCAATGTGATCCCATCCATGTGTGTTCCCAATCTAAGGAATCCGTCTATGTTGTTATTtctacattaataaaaaaactttgacACAGAAAGCACCGATCTCCTGCACTACATATCCTCTGTTACAGTAATGGAGCTTAAAACCATATCTCCTTCCTCGTCGATCTGAAAGCAGATTTCCTCCGGCAACTGTTTCGGTTCAGACGTGAAACCGAAACAGTCCTCGTCGTGACACTTCTGGTACAGCGCCTTCCCTCTCGCGTCCACGATCCAGAAGACGTTATTACTTTTGTGGCACCTGCCAATGTTTTCGCAATATCTGTGGAATTGGGGGAAGAATATCATCCTGTCGTGTTTCTAATAACATTTAACAAATGCAAGTACCTGTACTCAGTGGTCTCGTAAACTAACATTCTCGTGGACTCGAAGTATTTACACAGACGGACTTTGCCGGGAGAGATTAACTCGCGAATATATTTATCCAACGCTGGATATTTTGAATTACAGGTATTCGCCTTGGGATAACTGTACTGCTGCGGCACGTTTTTGAAGCAATTTGCCGCGACTGTATTGACCTGGGAATATTCCAGCAGTACTAAATCCTTTCTGGTAACGAAGTAAGACACCAACGAGCTCAGGAATATGCTCAAATCTATATCCTTGTGCGAGCTGGATGTAATATATTTGCAGTCCTCAGAGACCGTTAAATGCGACTGTTTCCCCCATTTAGTGGACTTGTATACCCTAAAGTGTCTGTTCTTGGTGTAAACCCCGGTGTCGACGAACAGCCTCCTATCTTTATCCGTCTGGATGAATAACTGTTCTAGCTTCCCTTGGCTGAAGCAGCTCAGGGCATTGTGCCGCCTCTCCTCCGCCAACACACAAGCCATGATATCCTTGCATATAGATTTGACCAATCTACCAACGTGATAACTGTCTTTAAACGCCACGTCCTTAATATTGAATATAACGTGCCTGCTGAACTTTGTGCTGGTACTGGAATCAAGGTTGAGTACGTTATATGCATTGCACAGTAAGCCCCAATGGTAAAGGAAATATGCACAGAATATATCAATAATCGTATTCGTCATAGAAGGGCCATCGCTGTTTGGATTTAGCTCT from Andrena cerasifolii isolate SP2316 chromosome 10, iyAndCera1_principal, whole genome shotgun sequence includes:
- the LOC143374297 gene encoding uncharacterized protein LOC143374297, coding for MWKVLCLLGVLAGPLKSHHLPLPNIRRMNGRGTQSHLEKVHHSFSVPIWQYLPADDFICEQPGYFPDPQHCQYFYKCTEGKPHHLFRFVYRCEKGRFYSADTNSCMRATESDRACFEKPEAKSMEVQGKQAEPNQQTPDEITVEKTSSQDNLTNEAEEKQTPAQNLAGQSDGSAVNAPTQKPVSLFSIHTPDAIKLPKIELNVSVERGPGFEGIKNTGLKLLKGQLFGDAKEDQDIVPVQYPLPSIPEGQTTFSTIPEGQTTSPTIPEGRTTLPTIPEGPTTLPTIPEGPTTLPTIPEGLTTLPTIPEGRTTLPTIPKGQITLPTIPKGQITLPTIPEGQITLPTIPKGQITLPTIPEGRTTLPTIPEGRTTFPTIPKGQIMLPTIPEMESDEKNAKEDPITVTTISTATLPTISEAEKNHTTAAKVQTGSGQPNTAISTTLHWPELKEPSDNTRQVANQSVCYDGKNSSDCVDEGFYGVPEDCSKFYRCVSFGSHFVKYELQCPFGAIWDDSVKTCNFRAAIKEITCKDKSLPVTTTPPTSTTATTSTTPPVLPDDSDTDCPFDEIPEDRTGIICPSGFRQHPKYCNMFYQCISSDNFEVNFTSLVCPDGMVFNMKLLQCEVNETRRAGCTIFEPTEKQDDSRILIHSNVELCPEEGRSIYGERCSSRYIECLRDENGDLEGYLLTCPHGQLYSRIRDKCRPSSYFHYCSL
- the LOC143374298 gene encoding stAR-related lipid transfer protein 7, mitochondrial isoform X3 — its product is MYTAQLSGLLLKRFNTTYAHNGTRLASSFGHRENYGKLREYRKRLSLWLKEQGGQVAEACARQFEFIAAQRIRRSLQIFHLYTRIWDEVALKEFMKSWRNRTLRNTRHFLMSSIGITMYNWERDRISEEELNSYKQEMEGIYKLRHSTVICPKCHQRIVVDIHQPGVKYCECYGTKFSATSNQDHGWSPYIERKDMLIWRREEPNSGGLFAYKVYGSFADVTADDFLQTQIDVDYRKEWDSTARELQIIDTDPKSEASSDNRSDVIYWETIWPRLFANRDYVYQRRWVVDNERRLIIIISRVTEHPSAPTKPGIYRVTTYWSYMVIRPYKEFHQPGIEFGLTYFDDPGVNIPSTVTSWVAMTGLPDFLIRMREASKNYQSYRALKQGADATNTDYITLRDEDIPEGDIVDRSAQSSGRGDVMNEEAHCSSMEQAEILKFRDKQQQDSNINDESEDSTTNSSKEGRGLLNYFFLTKLFA
- the LOC143374298 gene encoding stAR-related lipid transfer protein 7, mitochondrial isoform X1, which codes for MYTAQLSGLLLKRFNTTYAHNGTRLASSFGHRENYGKLREYRKRLSLWLKEQGGQVAEACARQFEFIAAQRIRRSLQIFHLYTRIWDEVALKEFMKSWRNRTLRNTRHFLMSSIGITMYNWERDRISEEELNSYKQEMEGIYKLRHSTVICPKCHQRIVVDIHQPGVKYCECYGTKFSATSNQDLRSGLIPADGWSPYIERKDMLIWRREEPNSGGLFAYKVYGSFADVTADDFLQTQIDVDYRKEWDSTARELQIIDTDPKSEASSDNRSDVIYWETIWPRLFANRDYVYQRRWVVDNERRLIIIISRVTEHPSAPTKPGIYRVTTYWSYMVIRPYKEFHQPGIEFGLTYFDDPGVNIPSTVTSWVAMTGLPDFLIRMREASKNYQSYRALKQGADATNTDYITLRDEDIPEGDIVDRSAQSSGRGDVMNEEAHCSSMEQAEILKFRDKQQQDSNINDESEDSTTNSSKEGRGLLNYFFLTKLFA
- the LOC143374298 gene encoding stAR-related lipid transfer protein 7, mitochondrial isoform X4; translated protein: MYTAQLSGLLLKRFNTTYAHNGTRLASSFGHRENYGKLREYRKRLSLWLKEQGGQVAEACARQFEFIAAQRIRRSLQIFHLYTRIWDEVALKEFMKSWRNRTLRNTRHFLMSSIGITMYNWERDRISEEELNSYKQEMEGIYKLRHSTVICPKCHQRIVVDIHQPGVKYCECYGTKFSATSNQDLRSGLIPADGWSPYIERKDMLIWRREEPNSGGLFAYKVYGSFADVTADDFLQTQIDVDYRKEWDSTARELQIIDTDPKSEASSDNRSDVIYWETIWPRLFANRDYVYQRRWVVDNERRLIIIISRVTEHPSAPTKPGIYRVTTYWSYMVIRPYKEFHQPGIEFGLTYFDDPGVNIPSTVTSWVAMTGLPDFLIRMREASKNYQSYRALKQGADATNTDYITLRDEDIPEGDIVDRSAQSSGRGDVMNEEAHCSSMEQAEILKFRDKQQQDSNINDESEDSTTNSSKEGRG
- the LOC143374298 gene encoding stAR-related lipid transfer protein 7, mitochondrial isoform X2, whose translation is MYTAQLSGLLLKRFNTTYAHNGTRLASSFGHRENYGKLREYRKRLSLWLKEQGGQVAEACARQFEFIAAQRIRRSLQIFHLYTRIWDEVALKEFMKSWRNRTLRNTRHFLMSSIGITMYNWERDRISEEELNSYKQEMEGIYKLRHSTVICPKCHQRIVVDIHQPGVKYCECYGTKFSATSNQDPDGWSPYIERKDMLIWRREEPNSGGLFAYKVYGSFADVTADDFLQTQIDVDYRKEWDSTARELQIIDTDPKSEASSDNRSDVIYWETIWPRLFANRDYVYQRRWVVDNERRLIIIISRVTEHPSAPTKPGIYRVTTYWSYMVIRPYKEFHQPGIEFGLTYFDDPGVNIPSTVTSWVAMTGLPDFLIRMREASKNYQSYRALKQGADATNTDYITLRDEDIPEGDIVDRSAQSSGRGDVMNEEAHCSSMEQAEILKFRDKQQQDSNINDESEDSTTNSSKEGRGLLNYFFLTKLFA
- the LOC143374300 gene encoding DNA-directed primase/polymerase protein is translated as MDPIPVNKFYSRELLEMAEKKKVEPIRSWVKEFRVMPSYILGPRHFWREFDKQAEALAVAFRASDDFDMVCAFVYQRDNGRRKFVVAHPEMYWGHTAHKPPEMRCSYEIIPEYSPCRLYLDLEYSKELNPNSDGPSMTNTIIDIFCAYFLYHWGLLCNAYNVLNLDSSTSTKFSRHVIFNIKDVAFKDSYHVGRLVKSICKDIMACVLAEERRHNALSCFSQGKLEQLFIQTDKDRRLFVDTGVYTKNRHFRVYKSTKWGKQSHLTVSEDCKYITSSSHKDIDLSIFLSSLVSYFVTRKDLVLLEYSQVNTVAANCFKNVPQQYSYPKANTCNSKYPALDKYIRELISPGKVRLCKYFESTRMLVYETTEYRYCENIGRCHKSNNVFWIVDARGKALYQKCHDEDCFGFTSEPKQLPEEICFQIDEEGDMVLSSITVTEDM